The window ATATATGGGAGGGAGTAGCAATGAAATATGGAATAGATGATTATAAAATGGAAATAAGTTGCGTTGTTGAGGGAGATGATAAATTTTGGATTGCTAGGTTTCCTGACTTTAATTCGTGTTTTGGGCAGGGTTGCACTAAAATTGAAGCTATTGAAGAATGCGAAGAAAATCTAAAAGCGCTAATTGCTTTTTTTGAAGAGAACAACAGACCATTGCCCACCCCTAGCAAAGATGAAGATGAGTATAGCGGCAAGTTTACTGTTAGAATATCAAAACAGCTTCATCGCAGATGCGCTATTTGCGCTCAAGAAAATAATGTAAGTTTAAATCATTTTGTAAGCGAAGCCCTTGCATTTTATTGCGCAAACCAACAATTTAAACCAAGCAAAACAACTATTATTGAAATTATTGATTCAAAAAGAGAAGCGTTTCAAAGAATATTGTATAAGCCCACTAGAGGAGAAAAATATCATGGCGCAAACTAAAAAAAAGAAATATAAAGATCTTTTCAAATTAGAGAAAAAAATTGATTTAAAAAATTTCGTTTATGATATGATACAAGATGACGAAGGACCTCAAAAAAAATTAAAACTAATTTATAATGACAAAATTAAAATAAACGAAATTACTTGTGAAAAAATAAAATATGAGATATCCAGAATTATTGGTTTTGAACCCGCTTCTTTATTTAAGCTTTCAATTACTTGCTTAGTTGAAGCGTTTTTTAAAGAAAAAACAAGCGATATTTTGGACAAACAAGAGCTAATATCGTTAATGAAAGATAATTTAGATGAATTTTGCGGCGGAGTTTTGAGTTATATTTCTTATTTAATATCAAGCGTGACAATGATCCATAATTACCCTATGATAACTCAACCTTATCCCTATGATAATATTGAAATATCATAAATAATTTAATTATAATATTTTAAGTTTAATAAAAAAGCCCCAAGAATATGATATGCACCCCAAAAGTTAGACACATTTGGAGGTGCATTTTTTTATGGAAAAGAGAAATGAAAAGAACAAGAAGTATAGCGCGAATTCAAGTTATAGTTATACTGGATATGCGCGAGAACAAGCTGAGCTAT of the Clostridiales bacterium genome contains:
- a CDS encoding type II toxin-antitoxin system HicB family antitoxin; this encodes MKYGIDDYKMEISCVVEGDDKFWIARFPDFNSCFGQGCTKIEAIEECEENLKALIAFFEENNRPLPTPSKDEDEYSGKFTVRISKQLHRRCAICAQENNVSLNHFVSEALAFYCANQQFKPSKTTIIEIIDSKREAFQRILYKPTRGEKYHGAN